Proteins from a single region of Paenibacillus sp. BIHB 4019:
- a CDS encoding SDR family oxidoreductase: protein MNIHGKWTLVTGASSGIGEQFARQLAEKGSHLVLVARSESKLKSLAAELSKKHGIQAKAIALDLSKEGAPSELYQQCQQLKLDIELLINNAGFATHGLFEQVSGERQHEEIMLNVAAVVSLTHLFLPGMLRRSSGTVINVASTAGFQPLPYMAVYGATKAFVLSFTDALSWENRNRGVKFFAFCPGSTDTDFFKVVGTESASVGKKDTPEKIVKEALRKLAQGKSYFVPGMQNYLGAQLSRFVTRRQSLRVVGGMLKPH, encoded by the coding sequence ACGGAAAATGGACACTTGTTACAGGGGCATCATCAGGTATAGGAGAGCAGTTCGCCAGACAATTGGCGGAGAAAGGCAGCCACTTGGTGCTTGTAGCGCGGTCGGAGAGCAAGCTGAAAAGCCTGGCCGCCGAGCTTAGCAAAAAACACGGCATACAAGCAAAGGCCATTGCGCTGGATTTGTCCAAGGAGGGTGCGCCGAGCGAGCTGTATCAGCAATGCCAGCAGCTGAAGCTGGATATTGAGCTGCTTATCAATAATGCAGGCTTTGCTACACATGGTTTGTTCGAGCAAGTATCGGGCGAGCGCCAGCATGAGGAGATTATGCTCAATGTTGCAGCGGTAGTGAGCCTGACCCATCTGTTTTTGCCGGGCATGCTGCGCAGAAGCTCAGGAACCGTCATTAATGTAGCCTCCACTGCGGGCTTTCAGCCGCTTCCTTATATGGCCGTCTACGGGGCGACGAAAGCTTTCGTCTTATCGTTCACGGATGCTCTATCGTGGGAAAATCGCAACCGCGGCGTGAAGTTTTTTGCCTTCTGTCCCGGCTCGACCGATACGGATTTCTTTAAGGTCGTAGGTACGGAATCCGCTTCCGTCGGGAAAAAAGATACACCGGAAAAAATCGTCAAGGAGGCGCTGCGCAAGCTGGCGCAAGGCAAGTCGTATTTTGTACCGGGTATGCAAAATTATCTCGGTGCGCAGCTGTCGCGCTTCGTCACCCGCAGGCAGTCGCTTCGGGTCGTAGGAGGCATGCTGAAGCCGCACTAA
- a CDS encoding SMP-30/gluconolactonase/LRE family protein, producing the protein MTTIVKKTKAPAKRKIISRVALSLVGLLVAGALVFIAIPSPVDPVKWIAPTAPAFEAEGPWQQNDKLSSAQLVTDAPHFPEFIAFDQDGQLYTGDSDGKIYKVPFDAQGNSGQAEVFADTQGTPNGMMFDADGNLIVTDVQKGLLKVSPAGEVEVLADSVDGEPIYLANELDIAKDGTVYFSDTSNYGKVSFKELAENKPHGRLLKYDPATKQTSVLLDGLYFANGIALSADEDFVLVAESYHYQMTRYWLAGEKQGTADIFAENMAGFPDNVTRDAQGNFWVGIFTTRLAFADQMHSSPWLAGLMAKVPQALLNGASAPVKHGLVAKYSPQGELLESWHDPEGTLYGITTAVNHNGYLYIGTAPGGSEGVYRVPLSK; encoded by the coding sequence ATGACAACTATAGTGAAAAAAACGAAAGCTCCCGCCAAAAGAAAAATCATCAGCCGGGTGGCCTTATCCCTAGTAGGGCTGCTCGTGGCAGGTGCGCTGGTGTTTATTGCAATACCATCCCCAGTCGACCCGGTAAAATGGATCGCGCCAACCGCGCCTGCTTTCGAGGCGGAAGGGCCGTGGCAGCAGAACGACAAGCTCAGCTCCGCCCAACTGGTTACGGATGCCCCGCATTTTCCAGAGTTTATTGCCTTTGATCAGGATGGACAGCTCTATACAGGCGATTCCGACGGTAAAATCTATAAAGTTCCGTTCGATGCGCAGGGCAATTCCGGACAGGCAGAAGTGTTTGCAGATACGCAAGGAACACCTAATGGCATGATGTTTGATGCTGACGGGAATCTTATTGTGACCGATGTACAGAAAGGCCTGCTGAAGGTATCTCCAGCAGGAGAGGTAGAGGTGCTTGCCGATTCGGTCGATGGCGAGCCGATTTATTTAGCCAATGAGCTTGATATCGCGAAGGATGGCACGGTTTATTTTTCAGATACATCGAATTATGGCAAGGTGAGCTTTAAGGAGTTGGCGGAAAACAAGCCGCACGGACGGCTGCTGAAATATGATCCAGCGACGAAGCAAACCTCGGTGCTGCTGGACGGTCTTTATTTTGCCAATGGAATTGCGCTGTCTGCTGATGAGGATTTTGTGCTGGTGGCGGAGTCGTATCACTATCAGATGACCCGTTATTGGCTTGCGGGCGAGAAGCAGGGGACGGCGGATATTTTTGCTGAAAATATGGCGGGCTTCCCGGACAATGTAACGCGCGATGCACAAGGGAACTTCTGGGTCGGCATTTTCACGACCCGCTTGGCGTTTGCCGATCAAATGCACAGCAGCCCGTGGCTGGCTGGCCTGATGGCTAAAGTGCCGCAAGCGCTGCTTAATGGTGCCAGCGCCCCGGTGAAGCATGGGCTTGTCGCCAAATACAGCCCGCAAGGGGAGCTGCTTGAGAGCTGGCATGACCCGGAGGGCACGCTTTATGGCATAACGACAGCGGTCAATCATAACGGCTATTTATATATCGGGACAGCGCCGGGCGGCAGCGAAGGCGTGTATCGCGTGCCTTTGTCCAAGTAA
- a CDS encoding LLM class flavin-dependent oxidoreductase yields MKFALFSLLMNIPNAVTGEALTTQQKFQNVLNQAVLAEKLGFDAYGVGERHGAPFLSSSPPVILTAIAARTSRIRLLTTVTVLSVLDPVRVAEDYATLDHLSGGRLELIIGKGNDPRHYPLFGITEEEQWESMAERYALLNRLWTEEEVSWEGRYRTPLDKVTTQPRPFQARIPIWHGSASSPLSTELAAKYGEPIFSSNSFHPQAKYKALIDHYRERWAFYGHDPKNAVVGSGAGSLYLADTNEEAVRRYRPYYNAFQSTDSAKHNQSPFKDLEDNIANGPALVGSAEHVIEKILNYQQAFGHEVLSISVDGLTEAEQREQMERFAADVIPVLKREIPSKVWEGKPLFSYQKV; encoded by the coding sequence ATGAAATTTGCTTTATTCAGCTTGCTGATGAATATTCCCAATGCCGTCACTGGAGAGGCGCTCACCACGCAGCAAAAATTTCAAAATGTGCTAAATCAGGCGGTGCTGGCAGAAAAGCTTGGCTTTGACGCTTATGGGGTGGGGGAGCGGCATGGCGCGCCGTTTTTGTCCTCGTCGCCTCCTGTCATTCTCACTGCGATTGCCGCCAGAACGTCGCGCATTCGTCTGCTTACGACGGTTACCGTATTGAGCGTGCTTGACCCGGTGCGCGTAGCCGAGGATTATGCGACGCTGGACCATCTGTCCGGCGGGCGGCTGGAGCTCATTATTGGCAAGGGAAATGATCCGCGGCATTATCCGCTGTTTGGCATTACGGAAGAGGAGCAGTGGGAATCGATGGCGGAGCGGTATGCCCTGCTTAATCGGCTATGGACCGAGGAAGAGGTAAGCTGGGAAGGTCGCTACCGCACTCCGCTCGACAAGGTGACGACGCAGCCGCGTCCCTTCCAAGCCCGCATTCCAATCTGGCATGGGAGCGCATCGAGCCCGCTATCAACGGAGCTGGCGGCTAAATACGGCGAGCCGATTTTTTCCTCCAACAGCTTTCATCCACAGGCGAAATATAAGGCGCTGATTGATCATTACCGCGAGCGCTGGGCATTTTACGGGCATGATCCAAAGAATGCGGTCGTTGGTTCGGGAGCAGGCAGCTTATATTTGGCGGACACGAATGAGGAGGCGGTTCGGCGCTACCGCCCCTATTATAACGCCTTCCAGTCGACGGATTCTGCGAAGCATAATCAATCGCCGTTCAAGGATTTGGAGGATAATATTGCGAATGGGCCCGCCCTTGTCGGCAGTGCGGAGCATGTGATTGAGAAGATTTTGAATTATCAACAAGCGTTTGGGCACGAGGTGCTGAGCATAAGCGTGGATGGGCTGACGGAGGCGGAGCAGCGCGAGCAGATGGAGCGTTTTGCCGCGGATGTCATTCCGGTATTAAAGCGGGAAATTCCGAGCAAGGTTTGGGAAGGCAAGCCGTTATTCTCGTACCAGAAGGTCTGA
- a CDS encoding GntR family transcriptional regulator: MGKLPLYKQIQSYYRERILTGELRYKDRVPSEQEIMEEFRVSKITVKNALISLAEEGLITRIQGKGTFVAQVNDEALSVKTELQRRPPAEGLNDIIGFIIPTLKTKVIQKLVDYVELHAKEAGYQTILHITRESSVEESKAINKLTEIGVKGIIVFPTEDEKYNESLLRLSLDKFPFVFIDRYLRNIDTYQIISDNAAGSYETINYLLSKGHQNIALISPDNTNTAIEDRTLGFEKAYIDKRISIDKTLWCHVPLDILRTDQAEPYVTAFLSLHPEVSAIYALSAETAQIAYQSLGKLDRRETEIVSFDNPDLPGISYVSQNENRLAQAAVTLLKSQMEGEYLPQQTVIEVELILFD, encoded by the coding sequence ATGGGCAAATTGCCTTTATACAAACAAATACAAAGCTATTACAGAGAGCGGATTTTAACAGGCGAATTGCGCTACAAGGACAGAGTGCCTTCCGAGCAAGAAATTATGGAGGAATTCCGGGTCAGCAAAATAACGGTGAAAAATGCATTGATCTCGCTGGCGGAGGAAGGACTGATCACCCGTATACAAGGAAAGGGCACCTTCGTCGCTCAAGTGAACGATGAGGCCCTCAGCGTAAAAACGGAGCTGCAGCGCCGTCCGCCTGCCGAAGGTTTGAATGACATTATTGGGTTTATTATTCCTACTCTAAAGACGAAGGTCATTCAAAAGCTGGTCGATTACGTAGAGCTTCATGCGAAGGAAGCCGGGTACCAGACGATTTTGCATATTACGAGGGAGTCTTCTGTGGAAGAGTCAAAAGCGATTAACAAATTGACCGAAATCGGGGTAAAGGGAATTATCGTTTTCCCTACCGAGGACGAGAAATACAACGAATCGCTGCTGCGATTATCGCTCGATAAGTTTCCCTTTGTTTTTATTGACCGTTACCTGCGAAACATTGATACTTATCAAATTATTTCAGATAACGCAGCCGGGTCCTATGAGACGATCAATTATTTATTGAGCAAAGGGCATCAAAATATTGCTTTAATCTCGCCCGACAATACGAATACAGCGATTGAAGACCGCACGCTGGGCTTTGAGAAGGCATATATCGATAAACGTATCTCCATTGACAAAACACTGTGGTGCCATGTTCCGCTCGATATTTTACGTACAGACCAAGCCGAGCCATACGTCACGGCGTTCCTAAGCCTTCATCCCGAGGTGAGCGCCATCTACGCTTTATCCGCCGAAACGGCTCAAATTGCGTATCAATCGCTTGGAAAGCTTGACCGCCGGGAAACCGAAATCGTCTCCTTCGATAATCCCGACCTGCCGGGCATTTCCTATGTCAGCCAAAACGAAAATCGGCTTGCCCAAGCAGCTGTCACCTTGCTTAAATCGCAAATGGAGGGAGAATATTTGCCGCAGCAAACCGTCATTGAAGTCGAGCTAATCTTATTTGACTAG